The following coding sequences lie in one Erwinia amylovora genomic window:
- the rpsJ gene encoding 30S ribosomal protein S10, producing the protein MQNQRIRIRLKAFDHRLIDQSTAEIVETAKRTGAQVRGPIPLPTRKERFTVLISPHVNKDARDQYEIRTHKRLVDIVEPTEKTVDALMRLDLAAGVDVQISLG; encoded by the coding sequence ATGCAGAACCAAAGAATCCGTATCCGTCTTAAAGCGTTTGATCATCGTCTGATCGATCAATCAACTGCGGAAATCGTAGAGACTGCCAAGCGCACTGGTGCGCAGGTACGTGGTCCTATCCCGCTGCCGACCCGTAAAGAGCGCTTTACCGTTCTGATCTCCCCGCACGTCAACAAAGATGCGCGCGATCAGTATGAAATTCGCACTCACAAGCGTCTGGTTGACATCGTTGAGCCAACTGAAAAAACGGTTGATGCTCTGATGCGTCTGGATCTGGCTGCCGGTGTAGACGTGCAGATCAGCCTGGGTTAA